Proteins encoded by one window of Streptomyces clavuligerus:
- a CDS encoding efflux RND transporter permease subunit — MSWLSKFSLLHRTLVGLMSIVAIVFGAIAIPQLKQQLLPSIELPVVSIVAPYEGASPEVVEKQVVEPLESSLEAVDGLKSVTATASEGNAVIMAGFDYGNVSTKQLVADVQQAVNRARAQLPDTVDPQVFAGSTDDIPTVVLAASSDQDPQTLADRLERVVVPVLEDIDGVGRVTIDGERELQVSVTPDGTRLARAGLTTAALAEALRAGGATVPAGGFSEDGRNRTVQVGGGWTELRQIEELRIAPAPPAKGGPVRLGDIATVRQEPAPAVALTRTNGRASLALLVTMDNNGSAVAISDAVAEELPSLRRDLGAGAELSVVSDQGPAVSKAISGLTTEGGLGLLFAVVVILVFLVSLRSTLVTAVSIPLSIVLALIVLWTRDLSLNMLTLGALTIAIGRVVDDSIVVLENIKRHLGYGEERQSAIVTAVKEVAGAVTASTLTTVAVFLPIGLVGGIVGELFGGFSLTVTAALLASLLVSLTVVPVLSFWFLRAPKDVRGKDPEEARRIAEEKEGRSRLQRGYIPVLRFATRRRVTSLLIAFAILIGTFGLGGLLRTNFFDPGEQEVMSIRQQLPPGTGLDASDAAARKVEKVLDGIDEIETYQVTVGSSGLMAAFGASTGTNRASYQMTLKDAGEYERVRDRIEDGLTKLDGIGDTTVSMGDGLANQDLKVVVKAADPATLERATEAVRQEVAGLDDVDDVESDLAQSVPRIAVRGTARAAGAGFTEATLGMAVAQAVRGTPSGKAVLDDTERDVVITSAKPARTLQELRNLRIGPARLSDIATVELKPGPVSRTRIDGSRAATVTARPTGDNTGAVSSRLQSAIASLDLPKGAEASIGGVSEDQEEAFTALGIAMLAAIAIVFMLLVAAFRSLVQPLILLVSIPFAATGAIGGLLVTDTALGVPALIGMLMLIGIVVTNAIVLIDLINQYRAQGHGVVDAVIEGGRHRLRPILMTALATIFALLPMALGVTGEGGFIAKPLAVVVIGGLLTSTLLTLLLVPTLYAMVELRKERRAARKAAKRAAGEAPGETPERVSGEAGPAGA, encoded by the coding sequence ATGTCCTGGCTGTCGAAGTTCAGCCTGTTACACAGAACGCTCGTCGGGCTGATGTCGATCGTGGCGATCGTCTTCGGCGCGATCGCGATACCCCAGCTCAAACAGCAGCTCCTGCCCTCCATCGAGCTGCCCGTCGTCTCGATCGTCGCCCCGTACGAGGGCGCCTCCCCCGAGGTGGTCGAGAAGCAGGTCGTCGAACCCCTCGAAAGCAGCCTGGAAGCCGTCGACGGCCTCAAGAGCGTCACCGCCACGGCGAGCGAGGGCAACGCCGTGATCATGGCCGGTTTCGACTATGGGAACGTCAGCACCAAACAGCTCGTCGCCGATGTGCAGCAGGCCGTGAACCGGGCCCGCGCCCAGCTCCCCGACACCGTCGACCCGCAGGTCTTCGCGGGCTCCACGGACGACATCCCGACCGTCGTCCTCGCCGCCTCCTCGGACCAGGACCCGCAGACCCTCGCCGACCGGCTGGAACGCGTGGTCGTCCCCGTCCTGGAGGACATCGACGGCGTCGGCCGGGTCACCATCGACGGGGAACGCGAACTCCAGGTCTCCGTCACCCCCGACGGGACCCGGCTCGCCCGCGCCGGACTCACCACCGCGGCCCTCGCCGAGGCGCTGCGCGCGGGCGGCGCCACCGTCCCCGCCGGAGGCTTCAGCGAGGACGGCAGGAACCGCACCGTCCAGGTCGGCGGCGGCTGGACGGAGCTGCGGCAGATCGAGGAGCTGCGGATCGCCCCCGCACCGCCCGCCAAGGGCGGCCCGGTACGCCTCGGCGACATCGCCACCGTGCGGCAGGAGCCCGCCCCCGCGGTCGCCCTCACCCGCACCAACGGCAGGGCCAGCCTCGCTCTCCTCGTCACCATGGACAACAACGGCAGCGCCGTCGCCATCTCCGACGCCGTCGCGGAGGAACTGCCCTCCCTCCGCCGGGACCTGGGCGCGGGCGCCGAGCTGTCCGTCGTCTCCGACCAGGGGCCCGCCGTCTCGAAGGCGATCTCCGGACTGACCACCGAGGGCGGCCTCGGCCTGCTCTTCGCCGTGGTCGTGATCCTCGTCTTCCTGGTCTCGCTCCGCTCCACCCTGGTCACCGCGGTCTCCATCCCCCTCTCGATCGTCCTCGCGCTGATCGTGCTGTGGACCCGCGACCTCTCGCTCAACATGCTCACCCTGGGCGCGCTGACCATCGCGATCGGACGGGTCGTCGACGACTCGATCGTGGTCCTGGAGAACATCAAGCGCCATCTCGGCTACGGCGAGGAACGGCAGAGCGCCATCGTCACCGCCGTGAAGGAGGTCGCCGGAGCGGTCACCGCGTCCACCCTCACCACCGTCGCCGTCTTCCTCCCGATCGGACTGGTCGGCGGCATCGTCGGCGAGCTGTTCGGAGGCTTCTCGCTCACCGTCACCGCCGCGCTGCTCGCCTCCCTGCTGGTGTCGCTGACCGTGGTGCCGGTGCTGTCGTTCTGGTTCCTGCGCGCCCCCAAGGACGTCCGGGGCAAGGACCCGGAGGAGGCCCGCCGGATCGCGGAGGAGAAGGAGGGCCGCAGCAGGCTCCAGCGCGGCTACATCCCGGTGCTGCGCTTCGCGACCCGCCGCCGGGTCACCAGTCTGCTGATCGCCTTCGCGATCCTGATCGGCACCTTCGGCCTCGGCGGGCTGCTGCGGACGAACTTCTTCGACCCCGGCGAGCAGGAGGTGATGTCGATCAGGCAGCAGCTCCCGCCGGGCACCGGCCTCGACGCCTCCGACGCCGCCGCCCGGAAGGTCGAGAAGGTCCTCGACGGCATCGACGAGATCGAGACCTACCAGGTCACCGTCGGCTCCTCCGGTCTGATGGCCGCCTTCGGCGCGAGCACGGGCACCAACCGGGCCTCGTACCAGATGACGCTCAAGGACGCCGGGGAGTACGAGCGGGTCCGCGACCGGATCGAGGACGGGCTGACGAAGCTCGACGGCATCGGCGACACCACCGTCTCGATGGGCGACGGCCTCGCCAACCAGGATCTGAAGGTCGTGGTGAAGGCCGCCGACCCCGCCACCCTGGAGCGGGCGACCGAAGCGGTGCGCCAGGAGGTCGCCGGGCTCGACGACGTCGACGACGTGGAGAGCGACCTCGCGCAGAGCGTCCCCCGGATCGCGGTCCGCGGCACCGCCCGCGCCGCCGGGGCCGGATTCACGGAGGCCACCCTCGGTATGGCGGTCGCCCAGGCCGTCCGGGGCACCCCCTCCGGCAAGGCGGTCCTCGACGACACCGAACGCGATGTCGTGATCACCTCGGCGAAGCCCGCCCGCACCCTCCAGGAGCTGCGGAACCTGCGGATCGGACCGGCGCGGCTCAGCGACATCGCCACCGTGGAGCTGAAGCCCGGACCGGTCTCCCGGACCCGGATCGACGGCTCCCGCGCCGCCACCGTCACCGCCCGGCCCACCGGGGACAACACCGGCGCCGTCAGCAGCAGGCTCCAGTCCGCGATCGCCTCCCTGGACCTGCCCAAGGGCGCCGAGGCGTCCATCGGCGGGGTCTCCGAGGACCAGGAGGAGGCGTTCACCGCGCTCGGCATCGCGATGCTGGCGGCGATCGCGATCGTCTTCATGCTGCTCGTCGCGGCCTTCCGCTCCCTGGTCCAGCCGCTGATCCTGCTGGTCTCCATCCCCTTCGCCGCGACCGGCGCGATCGGGGGCCTGCTGGTCACCGACACCGCGCTGGGCGTCCCCGCGCTGATCGGCATGCTGATGCTGATCGGCATCGTGGTCACCAACGCGATCGTGCTGATCGACCTGATCAACCAGTATCGGGCCCAGGGGCACGGCGTGGTCGACGCCGTGATCGAGGGCGGTCGGCACCGGCTGCGCCCGATTCTCATGACCGCGCTGGCGACGATCTTCGCCCTGCTGCCGATGGCCCTCGGCGTCACCGGCGAGGGCGGCTTCATCGCCAAACCGCTCGCGGTCGTCGTGATCGGCGGTCTGCTCACCTCCACGCTGCTCACCCTGCTGCTCGTGCCGACGCTGTACGCGATGGTCGAGCTGCGCAAGGAGCGGCGCGCCGCGAGGAAGGCGGCGAAGCGGGCCGCCGGGGAGGCGCCCGGGGAGACGCCGGAGAGGGTTTCCGGGGAAGCCGGGCCCGCCGGAGCCTGA
- a CDS encoding alpha/beta fold hydrolase, translating into MTTFALIPGADGRARYWHRVVPELTARGHRAVTMDLPEDPHAGLGAYAELVVGAVGSPPYPGGLVLVAQSLAGFFAPLVAELLPVDGIVLVNAMVPEPGETAGEWWDDTGQPAARRAFAVAQGRDPDAPFDLRTDFFHDVPEEITAEALAAPASGPSDALFADPWPLLSWPDVPTRFLQGREDRFFPLAFQRRVVRDRLGLAVEEIPGGHLPALSRPVELADRLCAPRTA; encoded by the coding sequence ATGACGACTTTCGCCCTGATCCCCGGCGCCGACGGCCGCGCCCGGTACTGGCACCGGGTGGTGCCCGAGCTGACGGCCCGGGGCCATCGCGCCGTCACCATGGATCTGCCCGAGGACCCGCACGCGGGCCTGGGGGCGTACGCGGAACTGGTCGTCGGAGCCGTCGGCAGCCCCCCGTACCCCGGCGGTCTTGTCCTGGTGGCCCAGTCGCTGGCCGGGTTCTTCGCCCCGCTGGTCGCGGAGCTGCTGCCGGTGGACGGGATCGTCCTCGTCAACGCGATGGTGCCGGAGCCCGGGGAGACAGCGGGGGAGTGGTGGGACGACACCGGTCAGCCCGCCGCCCGCCGGGCCTTCGCCGTGGCGCAGGGACGGGACCCGGACGCGCCCTTCGACCTCCGGACGGACTTCTTCCACGATGTGCCCGAGGAGATCACGGCCGAGGCCCTGGCCGCCCCGGCGAGCGGCCCGTCGGACGCCCTGTTCGCGGACCCCTGGCCGCTGCTCTCCTGGCCGGACGTCCCCACCCGCTTCCTCCAGGGGCGCGAGGACCGGTTCTTCCCGCTTGCCTTCCAGCGCCGGGTGGTCCGGGACCGGCTGGGCCTCGCGGTGGAGGAGATCCCCGGCGGCCATCTGCCCGCCCTGAGCCGTCCCGTGGAGCTGGCGGACCGCCTCTGCGCACCGCGCACGGCCTAG
- the nadA gene encoding quinolinate synthase NadA yields MTAAQPRTEPLDVQPTPLALLLLGREADPRSERGVECPGDLPSPSDPDLVARARAAKERLGEKVFILGHHYQRDEVIQFADVTGDSFKLARDAAARPQAEYIVFCGVHFMAESADILTSDDQKVVLPDLAAGCSMADMATAEQVAECWDVLTDAGIAEQVVPVSYMNSSADIKAFTGKHGGTICTSSNAKRALDWAFEQGQKVLFLPDQHLGRNTAVRDLGMSLDDCVVYNPHKPGGGLTVEQLRAAKMILWRGHCSVHGRFSLDSVNDVRARIPGVQVLVHPECKHEVVAAADQVGSTEYIIKALDAAPAGSTWAIGTELNLVRRLANAHPDKEIVFLDRTVCFCSTMNRIDLPHLVWTLESLADGALVNRIQVDPETESFAKLALERMLALP; encoded by the coding sequence GTGACCGCCGCCCAGCCCCGTACGGAGCCGCTGGACGTCCAGCCGACCCCGCTGGCCCTGCTGCTGCTCGGCCGGGAGGCCGACCCCCGCAGTGAGCGCGGAGTGGAGTGTCCCGGCGATCTGCCCTCCCCGTCCGATCCGGACCTGGTGGCGCGCGCCCGTGCGGCGAAGGAGAGGCTGGGGGAGAAGGTCTTCATCCTCGGCCACCACTACCAGCGTGACGAGGTCATCCAGTTCGCCGATGTCACCGGCGACTCCTTCAAGCTGGCGCGGGACGCCGCCGCCCGGCCGCAGGCCGAGTACATCGTCTTCTGCGGCGTGCACTTCATGGCCGAGTCCGCGGACATCCTGACCTCCGACGACCAGAAGGTCGTGCTGCCGGACCTCGCCGCGGGCTGCTCCATGGCCGACATGGCCACCGCCGAGCAGGTGGCGGAGTGCTGGGACGTGCTGACCGACGCGGGCATAGCCGAGCAGGTCGTGCCCGTCTCGTACATGAACTCCTCGGCCGACATCAAGGCGTTCACCGGCAAGCACGGCGGCACGATCTGCACCTCCTCCAATGCGAAGCGGGCGCTGGACTGGGCGTTCGAGCAGGGCCAGAAAGTGCTCTTCCTGCCCGATCAGCACCTCGGGCGCAACACCGCCGTCCGGGACCTGGGGATGTCCCTCGACGACTGCGTGGTCTACAACCCCCACAAGCCGGGCGGCGGGCTCACCGTGGAGCAGCTCCGCGCGGCGAAGATGATCCTGTGGCGCGGGCACTGCTCGGTGCACGGCCGCTTCTCGCTGGACTCCGTGAACGATGTACGGGCCCGGATTCCCGGTGTCCAGGTGCTGGTGCACCCCGAGTGCAAGCACGAGGTCGTGGCGGCGGCGGACCAGGTGGGTTCGACGGAGTACATCATCAAGGCGCTGGACGCGGCGCCCGCGGGCTCCACGTGGGCCATCGGCACCGAGCTGAACCTGGTGCGCCGACTGGCGAACGCCCACCCGGACAAGGAGATCGTCTTCCTCGACCGGACGGTCTGCTTCTGCTCCACGATGAACCGGATCGACCTGCCGCACCTCGTCTGGACGCTGGAGTCGCTGGCCGACGGCGCGCTGGTCAACCGTATCCAGGTGGACCCGGAGACGGAGAGCTTCGCCAAGCTGGCGCTGGAGCGGATGCTCGCGCTGCCGTAG
- a CDS encoding HesB/IscA family protein, which translates to MSVSDETTTVNDGILLSDAAAAKVKALLDQEGRDDLALRVAVQPGGCSGLRYQLFFDERSLDGDVVKDFDGVKVVTDRMSAPYLGGASIDFVDTIEKQGFTIDNPNATGSCACGDSFN; encoded by the coding sequence ATGTCCGTATCGGACGAGACCACCACGGTGAACGACGGCATCCTCCTCTCCGACGCCGCGGCCGCCAAGGTCAAGGCCCTGCTCGACCAGGAGGGCCGGGACGATCTGGCGCTGCGCGTCGCGGTTCAGCCCGGTGGCTGCTCCGGCCTGCGCTACCAGCTCTTCTTCGACGAGCGCTCCCTCGACGGCGATGTCGTCAAGGACTTCGACGGCGTCAAGGTCGTCACCGACCGGATGAGCGCGCCCTACCTGGGCGGCGCCTCCATCGACTTCGTGGACACCATCGAGAAGCAGGGCTTCACCATCGACAACCCGAACGCCACGGGTTCCTGCGCCTGCGGCGACTCCTTCAACTGA
- a CDS encoding carbohydrate kinase family protein, whose translation MRIAVTGSIATDHLMTFPGRFADQLVADQLHTVSLSFLVDTLDVRRGGVGANICFGMGQLGTRPVLVGAAGADFDEYRAWLDRHGVDTGSVRISEVLHTARFVCTTDTDHNQIGSFYTGAMSEARLIELQSVAERVGGLDLVLIGADDPEAMLRHTEECRSRNIPFAADFSQQIARMSGDEIRILLDGAAYLFSNEYEKGLIENKTGWSDAEILSRVGHRVTTLGSRGVRIERAGEDPIEIGCAEEEAKVDPTGVGDAFRAGFLSGLSWGVGLERAAQVGCMLATLVIETLGTQEYTLRRAHFMERFVKAYGPDAGAEVQQFLA comes from the coding sequence GTGCGCATCGCAGTCACCGGCTCCATCGCCACCGACCACCTCATGACCTTCCCCGGCCGCTTCGCGGACCAGTTGGTCGCCGACCAGCTGCACACGGTGTCGCTCTCCTTCCTGGTCGACACGCTCGATGTGCGCCGGGGCGGGGTCGGAGCCAATATCTGCTTCGGCATGGGCCAGCTCGGCACCCGCCCGGTCCTGGTCGGCGCCGCCGGTGCCGACTTCGACGAGTACCGCGCCTGGCTGGACCGCCATGGCGTGGACACCGGCTCGGTCCGTATCTCCGAGGTGCTGCACACCGCCCGCTTCGTCTGCACCACGGACACCGACCACAACCAGATCGGCTCCTTCTACACCGGCGCCATGAGCGAGGCTCGGCTGATCGAGCTCCAGTCGGTCGCCGAGCGGGTCGGCGGACTCGACCTGGTCCTCATCGGCGCCGACGACCCCGAGGCGATGCTCCGCCACACCGAGGAGTGCCGCTCCCGGAACATCCCGTTCGCCGCCGACTTCTCCCAGCAGATCGCCCGGATGAGCGGGGACGAGATCCGGATACTGCTGGACGGCGCCGCCTATCTCTTCTCGAACGAGTACGAGAAGGGGCTCATCGAGAACAAGACCGGCTGGAGCGACGCGGAGATCCTCTCCCGCGTCGGCCACCGGGTCACCACCCTCGGCTCGCGGGGCGTGCGCATCGAGCGCGCGGGCGAGGACCCGATCGAGATCGGCTGCGCGGAGGAGGAGGCCAAGGTCGACCCGACCGGTGTCGGCGACGCCTTCCGCGCGGGCTTCCTGTCCGGCCTCTCCTGGGGTGTGGGCCTGGAACGGGCGGCCCAGGTCGGCTGCATGCTCGCCACGCTGGTCATCGAGACCCTGGGAACCCAGGAGTACACCCTGCGCCGCGCCCACTTCATGGAGCGCTTCGTCAAGGCGTACGGCCCGGACGCGGGCGCCGAGGTCCAGCAGTTCCTGGCCTGA
- a CDS encoding cysteine desulfurase/sulfurtransferase TusA family protein has protein sequence MSYFDVASSAPLHPVARQALLAALDEGWADPARLHREGRRARLLLDAARETAADAVGCRPDELVFTSSGTRAVHLGVRGARAGRRRIGGRVVVSAVEHSSVLYAAGEDAAEVPVDRTGRVDPEVFAAALTGDTALACLQSANHEVGTEQPVAEAAELCRAAGVPLLVDAAQSLAWGPVDGDWSLLTASAHKWGGPAGVGLLAVRKGVRFAPGEPADERESGRSPGFENIPAIVAAAASLRAVRAEAAGGAARLRALVDLIRTRVPELVPDVEVVGDPVRRLPHLVTFSCLYVDGEALLHALDREGFSVSSGSSCTSGTLTPSHVLRAMGVLSEGNVRISLGAGASGDEVERFLAVLPGVVASVRERLGAPTAPAAGPAARTAGLVLDTLGKRCPIPVIELAKVIGDVPVGETVTVLSDDEAARLDIPAWCGMRGQGYAGEEKRERGSAYVVRRLI, from the coding sequence GTGTCCTACTTCGATGTCGCCTCCTCCGCCCCCCTGCACCCCGTGGCCCGGCAGGCCCTGCTGGCCGCCCTGGACGAGGGGTGGGCCGATCCCGCCCGGCTCCACCGCGAGGGGCGGCGGGCCCGGCTGCTCCTGGACGCCGCCCGGGAGACGGCGGCGGACGCCGTGGGCTGCCGCCCCGACGAACTCGTCTTCACCTCTTCGGGGACGCGTGCGGTGCATCTGGGAGTGCGGGGCGCGCGGGCCGGGCGGCGGCGGATCGGCGGCCGGGTGGTGGTCTCGGCGGTCGAGCACTCCTCGGTGCTGTACGCGGCGGGCGAGGACGCGGCCGAGGTCCCGGTGGACCGCACGGGCCGGGTGGACCCCGAGGTCTTCGCCGCCGCGCTGACCGGGGACACCGCGCTGGCCTGCCTCCAGTCGGCCAATCACGAGGTGGGCACGGAGCAGCCGGTGGCCGAGGCCGCCGAGCTGTGCCGGGCGGCCGGGGTGCCGCTGCTGGTGGACGCGGCGCAGTCGCTGGCGTGGGGTCCGGTGGACGGGGACTGGTCGCTGCTGACGGCGAGCGCCCACAAGTGGGGCGGGCCCGCCGGGGTGGGGCTGCTGGCCGTCCGCAAGGGGGTGCGCTTCGCTCCCGGGGAACCGGCGGACGAGCGGGAGTCGGGACGTTCCCCCGGCTTCGAGAACATTCCGGCGATCGTGGCCGCGGCGGCCTCGCTGCGGGCGGTCCGGGCGGAGGCGGCCGGGGGCGCGGCCCGGCTGCGGGCGCTGGTGGACCTGATCAGGACCCGGGTGCCGGAGCTGGTCCCGGATGTGGAGGTGGTGGGCGACCCGGTGCGGCGGCTCCCGCACCTCGTCACGTTCTCCTGTCTCTATGTCGACGGCGAGGCGCTGCTGCACGCGCTGGACCGGGAGGGCTTCTCCGTGTCCTCGGGCTCCTCGTGCACCTCCGGCACGCTGACGCCGAGCCATGTGCTGCGGGCGATGGGGGTGCTGAGCGAGGGCAATGTCCGGATCTCGCTGGGCGCGGGGGCCTCCGGCGACGAGGTGGAGCGCTTCCTCGCGGTGCTGCCCGGGGTGGTCGCCTCGGTACGGGAGCGGCTGGGCGCGCCGACGGCTCCGGCGGCGGGCCCGGCGGCGCGGACCGCCGGGCTGGTGCTGGACACGCTGGGCAAGCGGTGCCCGATCCCGGTGATCGAGCTGGCGAAGGTGATCGGGGACGTCCCGGTCGGGGAGACGGTGACGGTGCTGTCGGACGACGAGGCGGCCCGGCTGGACATCCCGGCGTGGTGCGGGATGCGGGGGCAGGGGTATGCCGGGGAGGAGAAGCGGGAGCGGGGCTCGGCGTATGTGGTGCGGCGTCTGATCTGA
- the ctaC gene encoding aa3-type cytochrome oxidase subunit II: MSPNGSDRSSRRPMRRKLPQVLTAGLILVTATGCEYTYKDFPRLGMPTPVTEEAPIILSLWQGSWAAALVTGVLVWGLILWSVFFHRRTRTKVEVPPQTRYNLPIEALYTVVPLIIVSVFFYFTARDESRLLSLSKKPAHTINVVGYQWSWGFNYIENVPGVTGDAKTDKNLKAIPDKYLKALPENAGGVYDAGIPGTRNPQNGNPGPTLWLPKGEKVRFILTSRDVIHSFWVVPFLFKQDVIPGHTNAFEVTPTQEGTFMGKCAELCGVDHSRMLFNVKVVSPERYQKHLKELADKGQTGYIPSGIEQTDPAKNAEKKQL; the protein is encoded by the coding sequence GTGAGTCCCAACGGCTCCGACCGCTCGTCGCGGCGCCCGATGCGGCGGAAGCTGCCGCAGGTGCTGACTGCGGGCCTGATCCTGGTGACCGCCACCGGTTGCGAATACACATACAAGGACTTCCCCCGCCTCGGTATGCCAACGCCGGTCACGGAAGAGGCGCCGATCATCCTCTCCCTCTGGCAGGGCTCGTGGGCGGCTGCGCTCGTCACGGGTGTGCTGGTGTGGGGTCTGATCCTGTGGAGCGTCTTCTTCCACCGGCGTACCCGCACCAAGGTCGAGGTTCCTCCGCAGACCCGGTACAACCTGCCCATCGAGGCGCTGTACACCGTGGTCCCGCTCATCATCGTCTCGGTGTTCTTCTACTTCACCGCGCGTGACGAGTCCCGGCTGCTCTCCCTGTCCAAGAAGCCCGCCCACACCATCAATGTGGTCGGCTACCAGTGGAGCTGGGGCTTCAACTACATCGAGAACGTTCCCGGTGTGACCGGGGACGCGAAGACGGACAAGAACCTCAAGGCCATTCCGGACAAGTACCTGAAGGCCCTGCCGGAGAACGCGGGCGGCGTCTACGACGCCGGCATCCCCGGCACCCGGAATCCGCAGAACGGCAACCCCGGCCCCACGCTGTGGCTGCCGAAGGGGGAGAAGGTCCGCTTCATCCTGACCTCCCGAGACGTGATCCACTCCTTCTGGGTGGTTCCCTTCCTCTTCAAGCAGGACGTGATCCCCGGCCACACCAACGCCTTCGAGGTGACCCCCACTCAGGAGGGCACCTTCATGGGCAAGTGCGCCGAGCTCTGCGGTGTGGACCACTCCCGGATGCTCTTCAACGTCAAGGTCGTCTCCCCGGAGCGTTACCAGAAGCACCTGAAGGAGCTTGCCGACAAGGGGCAGACCGGCTACATCCCGTCTGGCATTGAGCAGACGGACCCGGCCAAAAACGCGGAGAAGAAGCAACTGTGA
- the ctaD gene encoding aa3-type cytochrome oxidase subunit I, translating to MSILNESQGAAEAADDSYENELPVRRKQPGNVVVKWLTTTDHKTIGTLYLVTSFVFFCIGGLMALFMRAELARPGTQIMSNEQFNQAFTMHGTIMLLMFATPLFAGFANWIMPLQIGAPDVAFPRLNMFAYWLYLFGSLIAVGGFLTPQGAADFGWFAYSPLSDAVRSPGIGADMWIMGLALSGFGTILGSVNFITTIICMRAPGMTMFRMPIFTWNVLLTGVLVLLAFPVLAAALFALEADRKFGAHIFDSANGGALLWQHLFWFFGHPEVYIIALPFFGIVSEIIPVFSRKPMFGYMGLVGATIAIAGLSVTVWAHHMYVTGGVLLPFFSFMTFLIAVPTGVKFFNWIGTMWKGSLSFETPMLWTIGFLITFTFGGLTGVILASPPLDFHVSDSYFVVAHFHYVVFGTVVFAMFAGFHFWWPKFTGKMLDERLGKITFWTLFLGFHGTFLVQHWLGAEGMPRRYADYLAADGFTALNTISTIASFVLGASILPFFYNVWKTAKYGKKIEVDDPWGYGRSLEWATSCPPPRHNFLTLPRIRSESPAFDLHHPEIAVVDQLENRGEVDKALTAGKEAAK from the coding sequence GTGAGCATCCTCAACGAATCCCAGGGTGCCGCCGAAGCAGCTGACGACTCATACGAGAACGAGCTGCCGGTACGGCGCAAGCAGCCGGGCAATGTGGTGGTGAAGTGGCTGACCACCACCGACCACAAGACCATCGGTACGCTCTACCTGGTCACGTCGTTCGTCTTCTTCTGCATCGGCGGCCTCATGGCGCTCTTCATGCGCGCCGAGCTGGCCCGTCCGGGTACGCAGATCATGTCGAACGAGCAGTTCAACCAGGCGTTCACGATGCATGGCACGATCATGCTGCTGATGTTCGCGACGCCGCTGTTCGCCGGGTTCGCGAACTGGATCATGCCGCTCCAGATCGGCGCGCCCGATGTGGCGTTCCCGCGGCTGAACATGTTCGCCTACTGGCTCTACCTCTTCGGCTCGCTCATCGCGGTGGGCGGCTTCCTGACCCCGCAGGGCGCGGCCGACTTCGGCTGGTTCGCCTACTCCCCGCTGTCGGACGCCGTCCGCTCGCCGGGCATCGGCGCCGACATGTGGATCATGGGCCTGGCCCTCTCCGGCTTCGGTACGATCCTCGGCTCGGTCAACTTCATCACCACGATCATCTGCATGCGCGCGCCCGGCATGACGATGTTCCGTATGCCGATCTTCACCTGGAACGTGCTGCTGACCGGTGTGCTGGTCCTGCTCGCCTTCCCGGTGCTGGCCGCGGCGCTCTTCGCGCTGGAGGCGGACCGCAAGTTCGGCGCCCATATCTTTGACTCGGCCAACGGCGGTGCCCTGCTCTGGCAACACCTCTTCTGGTTCTTCGGCCATCCAGAGGTGTACATCATCGCCCTGCCGTTCTTCGGCATCGTCTCGGAGATCATCCCGGTCTTCAGCCGTAAGCCGATGTTCGGCTACATGGGTCTGGTGGGCGCGACCATCGCGATCGCCGGTCTCTCCGTGACCGTGTGGGCCCACCACATGTATGTCACCGGCGGTGTGCTGCTGCCGTTCTTCTCCTTCATGACGTTCCTGATCGCGGTACCGACCGGTGTGAAGTTCTTCAACTGGATCGGCACCATGTGGAAGGGCTCGCTGTCCTTCGAGACACCGATGCTCTGGACGATCGGCTTCCTGATCACCTTCACCTTCGGTGGTCTGACCGGCGTCATCCTGGCCTCGCCGCCGCTGGACTTCCACGTCTCCGACTCGTACTTCGTCGTCGCGCACTTCCACTACGTCGTCTTCGGCACCGTGGTCTTCGCGATGTTCGCCGGCTTCCACTTCTGGTGGCCGAAGTTCACGGGCAAGATGCTGGACGAGCGTCTGGGCAAGATCACCTTCTGGACGCTGTTCCTCGGATTCCACGGTACGTTCCTGGTCCAGCACTGGCTGGGCGCGGAGGGAATGCCGCGGCGTTACGCGGACTATCTCGCCGCCGATGGATTCACCGCGCTGAACACCATCTCCACCATTGCCTCGTTCGTTCTGGGCGCGTCGATCCTGCCGTTCTTCTACAACGTCTGGAAGACCGCGAAGTACGGAAAGAAGATCGAGGTGGACGACCCCTGGGGTTATGGCCGCTCGCTCGAATGGGCGACGTCCTGCCCGCCGCCGCGGCACAACTTCCTCACGCTGCCGCGTATCCGTTCGGAATCTCCGGCCTTCGATCTGCACCACCCCGAAATCGCGGTTGTCGACCAGCTCGAAAACCGTGGTGAGGTCGACAAGGCCCTGACCGCTGGGAAGGAGGCGGCCAAGTGA
- a CDS encoding cytochrome c oxidase subunit 4: protein MKIQGKMFLWLSVFVLAVAILYGVWSKEPAGTTALFLAFGLCVMVGYYLAFTARRVDEMAQDNTEADVADEAGELGFFSPHSWQPLALGVGSALAFLAVAVGWWLLYFSLPVIFIGIFGWVFEYYRGANQNQ, encoded by the coding sequence GTGAAGATCCAGGGAAAGATGTTCCTCTGGCTGAGTGTCTTCGTCCTCGCCGTGGCCATCCTCTACGGCGTCTGGTCCAAGGAGCCGGCCGGTACGACCGCGCTGTTCCTGGCGTTCGGCCTCTGTGTCATGGTCGGCTACTACCTGGCCTTCACGGCCCGGCGGGTCGACGAGATGGCACAGGACAACACCGAGGCCGACGTGGCCGACGAGGCCGGTGAGCTGGGATTCTTCTCCCCGCACAGCTGGCAGCCGCTCGCGCTGGGAGTCGGCAGTGCGCTCGCCTTCCTCGCCGTGGCCGTCGGCTGGTGGCTGCTCTACTTCTCCCTGCCGGTCATCTTCATCGGCATCTTCGGCTGGGTGTTCGAGTACTACCGCGGTGCGAACCAGAACCAGTGA